A portion of the Enterobacter sp. SA187 genome contains these proteins:
- the pgaB gene encoding poly-beta-1,6-N-acetyl-D-glucosamine N-deacetylase PgaB, whose amino-acid sequence MVREARNGNTTPALAWFASHASLNNQQIADWLQIASWAGEDAQVISVYERFSQQNLPLRAYPAAAKAYRNQKRWSESLQLWKRLWDKDPANADYQRGYLLTLADSGNHKSAIEHVNTLLKKDPDSRNYLAAAWVYRLAGQEQNELFASTMAMQHSSSGTGVKEYKEALQDNDLSYVLLKENGSHADPDARAGYAAELVRLAFMPTRSESERYNIADRALATYQSLLSEWKDKKELAPYYRRALIDQMGALLARDRHKDVLKQEKILKSEGIALPEYARYWVASAYLHEKKPQQAEAMLKDLFYSKGVLKENVTEEQRADLFYSHLESNRFKSASLLTNHILKKEPVHTYMPGSPLPLPNNEWLLGHLFLAELHEYANDLPAAERYLRNLKDRAPGNQNLKIDYARVLMARGWPRKAEKELKKAEVLEPTNISLEVEQSYVAMALQDWRHAELLLADVQKRDPANSAVKELKRAHDIHHSAELRVGATVDLDSDSPDSGRHDNSFTTTIYTPPLAKNWRAFAGFGEINSHFTEGQGNVRDWSAGLEWRSRDIWMEGEIMERHFNHGDKLGGRFSARYDLNDNFSIGTQAERISRRTPARALKHGITANSAEASVQWQKKKILRTFIIVLGISMLTACNDHRKVSFSSPDIRQKLRAENPWPDNSFIVLAYHDVEDESADQRFMSVRTSALREQFSWLRENGYQPISVEQIRAAHRGEITLPTKAVLLSFDDGYQSFYTRVFPLLKAYQWPALWAPVGSWVDTPANKKVKFGDEYIDREKIATWQQIAELARSPLVEIGAHTWNSHYGVQANPSGSKLPAIANRFYNPTTSTYETEQQYRRRVSADGKNIAEHLKKYTGKQPKSWVWPYGAENGVAIQELKKLGFDTFFTLEDGLATVDNLDAIPRLLIDNNPSLIDFAQMVASVQEQSEMRSISVSIDSIYDVDKNRQEKNIDLLVQRIKDMNVSTVFLQASVTPVANSATREVYFPNRWLPVREDLFNRLAWQLRTRTDVAVYASMPLLNWDFSPVGKDKPSQVIDDVTWQKIHDMYEDLAAHSVFDGVVFVDEKASREREFTNKSTSTALTVSLANTVKSVRGPSIKTARQIIAMPELHPQMDDMFNRRIQESLRLYDWTIVVANPYRAKQDKKFASKWLQQLARYITSFSAANDKAIVQLETQSVDAKDIASWMELLQLNGVKNYGYTPDDLITGEDHVRVISPEISTNWYPENE is encoded by the coding sequence CTGGTACGGGAAGCCAGAAACGGCAATACCACGCCCGCGCTGGCCTGGTTCGCCTCCCACGCATCGCTAAACAATCAGCAAATTGCAGACTGGTTACAGATCGCCTCCTGGGCAGGCGAGGATGCGCAGGTGATTTCTGTATATGAGCGCTTTAGCCAGCAAAACTTACCGCTGCGGGCTTATCCGGCGGCGGCTAAAGCTTATCGCAATCAGAAACGCTGGTCTGAATCATTACAGCTCTGGAAACGTTTATGGGACAAGGATCCTGCCAATGCCGACTATCAGCGGGGGTATTTATTAACGCTGGCGGACAGCGGTAATCATAAATCCGCTATAGAACACGTAAATACGTTGCTTAAGAAGGATCCGGACAGCCGTAACTATCTGGCGGCGGCCTGGGTGTATCGACTCGCCGGACAGGAGCAGAATGAACTTTTTGCCAGTACGATGGCGATGCAGCATTCATCATCAGGCACGGGTGTTAAAGAATATAAGGAGGCGCTGCAGGATAACGATCTTTCGTATGTGTTGCTGAAAGAGAATGGATCTCACGCTGATCCTGATGCTCGTGCCGGTTATGCTGCCGAACTTGTACGACTGGCGTTTATGCCAACCCGTAGCGAATCCGAGCGCTATAACATTGCCGATCGCGCGTTAGCCACTTACCAGTCATTATTAAGTGAGTGGAAGGATAAAAAAGAGCTGGCCCCTTACTATCGCCGCGCCCTTATTGATCAAATGGGTGCGCTGCTTGCACGCGACAGGCATAAGGATGTGCTTAAGCAGGAAAAAATACTGAAAAGTGAAGGTATCGCGCTTCCCGAATATGCCCGCTACTGGGTCGCATCGGCCTATTTGCATGAAAAGAAACCGCAGCAAGCCGAAGCAATGCTGAAAGACCTTTTCTACAGCAAGGGAGTATTAAAAGAAAACGTTACCGAAGAGCAACGTGCCGATCTGTTTTATAGCCATCTGGAAAGCAATCGATTTAAATCGGCGTCGCTGCTGACAAATCATATTCTGAAAAAAGAGCCTGTTCATACTTATATGCCAGGTTCGCCGCTGCCTTTGCCAAATAACGAATGGTTGCTGGGCCATCTGTTTTTGGCCGAGCTGCATGAATATGCCAACGACCTTCCTGCGGCTGAACGTTACCTGCGTAATCTCAAAGACAGGGCACCGGGTAACCAGAACCTGAAAATTGACTATGCGCGAGTGCTGATGGCCAGAGGCTGGCCGCGTAAGGCTGAGAAGGAATTAAAGAAAGCGGAAGTGCTTGAGCCGACCAACATTTCGCTGGAAGTAGAACAGAGCTATGTCGCAATGGCGCTTCAGGACTGGCGACACGCTGAACTGTTATTAGCGGACGTGCAAAAACGCGATCCGGCAAATTCTGCGGTGAAAGAGCTGAAACGGGCCCACGATATTCATCATTCCGCGGAGCTGCGTGTTGGCGCAACAGTCGATCTGGATTCTGACAGCCCTGATTCCGGCCGCCATGACAACAGCTTTACCACGACCATTTATACCCCGCCGCTGGCAAAAAACTGGCGGGCATTTGCGGGCTTTGGCGAGATCAACAGTCATTTCACCGAAGGCCAGGGTAACGTTCGCGACTGGTCAGCAGGCTTAGAGTGGCGTTCGCGCGATATCTGGATGGAAGGCGAAATCATGGAGCGTCATTTTAATCATGGCGATAAATTAGGCGGCCGCTTCTCGGCGCGCTATGACCTTAACGATAATTTCAGTATCGGTACGCAGGCGGAGCGTATTTCGCGTCGCACCCCTGCGCGTGCCTTAAAGCATGGCATTACCGCTAACAGTGCCGAAGCCAGCGTGCAATGGCAGAAAAAGAAGATACTGCGTACTTTTATAATAGTGCTTGGCATCAGCATGCTTACAGCCTGTAACGATCACCGAAAGGTATCGTTTTCTTCACCGGACATACGGCAAAAATTACGTGCGGAAAATCCCTGGCCTGACAACAGCTTTATTGTGCTGGCTTACCATGACGTTGAGGACGAGAGTGCCGATCAGCGCTTTATGTCGGTACGCACCAGCGCGCTACGGGAGCAATTTTCATGGCTGCGGGAAAATGGCTATCAGCCTATTAGCGTGGAGCAAATTCGCGCAGCTCACAGAGGCGAAATAACCTTACCCACCAAAGCCGTTTTGCTGAGCTTTGACGACGGTTATCAGAGTTTCTATACCCGCGTTTTCCCACTACTGAAAGCCTATCAGTGGCCCGCTTTATGGGCTCCCGTGGGCAGTTGGGTCGATACGCCAGCCAATAAAAAGGTAAAGTTTGGCGATGAGTATATTGATCGCGAGAAAATCGCGACATGGCAGCAAATTGCTGAACTTGCCCGCTCGCCGCTTGTGGAAATAGGCGCTCATACCTGGAACTCCCATTACGGTGTGCAAGCTAACCCCAGCGGAAGCAAATTGCCAGCCATCGCTAACCGTTTCTATAACCCGACAACCTCGACCTATGAAACGGAGCAACAATATCGTCGACGCGTTAGCGCCGACGGTAAAAATATCGCTGAGCATCTAAAAAAATATACCGGCAAACAACCCAAATCCTGGGTGTGGCCGTATGGTGCGGAAAATGGCGTGGCCATACAGGAGCTCAAAAAGCTGGGTTTTGATACCTTCTTTACGCTTGAGGACGGACTCGCCACGGTAGATAACCTGGACGCGATCCCACGCCTGTTAATTGATAATAACCCGTCGCTGATTGATTTTGCGCAAATGGTCGCCAGCGTGCAGGAACAGTCAGAGATGCGTTCAATCAGCGTGAGCATTGATAGCATTTATGATGTCGATAAAAACCGGCAGGAGAAGAATATTGATCTTCTTGTTCAGCGCATTAAAGACATGAATGTGAGTACGGTATTTTTACAGGCATCGGTAACGCCGGTAGCAAATAGCGCCACTCGCGAGGTGTATTTCCCCAATCGCTGGTTACCTGTCCGAGAAGACCTGTTCAATCGTCTCGCCTGGCAACTCAGGACGCGCACGGATGTGGCGGTGTATGCCTCAATGCCGCTGTTGAACTGGGACTTCAGCCCGGTCGGGAAAGACAAGCCATCACAGGTGATCGATGACGTCACCTGGCAAAAAATACACGACATGTATGAGGACCTGGCCGCACACAGCGTCTTTGACGGCGTTGTTTTTGTCGATGAGAAAGCGTCCCGTGAACGGGAGTTCACCAACAAGTCGACGTCCACCGCGCTAACGGTTTCTCTGGCGAATACGGTTAAATCTGTTCGCGGACCGTCGATAAAAACGGCACGTCAGATTATCGCCATGCCGGAATTGCACCCGCAAATGGACGACATGTTTAATCGACGTATTCAGGAATCATTACGCCTTTACGACTGGACGATAGTTGTCGCTAATCCCTACCGGGCGAAGCAAGACAAAAAGTTTGCCAGTAAGTGGCTACAGCAGCTTGCCCGCTATATCACCAGCTTCTCTGCTGCGAACGATAAAGCAATAGTGCAATTAGAAACGCAATCTGTTGATGCTAAAGACATTGCCAGCTGGATGGAGTTATTACAACTCAACGGCGTAAAAAATTATGGTTACACCCCGGACGATCTTATTACTGGTGAAGATCACGTCCGCGTAATAAGTCCTGAGATCTCAACTAACTGGTATCCAGAAAATGAATAA
- a CDS encoding YfgG family protein — protein sequence MSQANSMRKRHRFDSRMTRIVLLISFFFFFGRFVYSSIGAWYHHQDKAQSQQISQTIDPTAQR from the coding sequence GTGAGTCAGGCAAACAGTATGCGAAAACGACATCGATTTGACAGTCGCATGACCCGTATCGTACTTCTCATCAGCTTCTTCTTCTTTTTTGGCCGCTTCGTCTATTCCTCCATTGGCGCCTGGTATCATCATCAGGATAAAGCCCAGTCTCAACAGATTAGCCAGACTATCGACCCCACCGCACAACGCTAA
- a CDS encoding helix-turn-helix domain-containing protein encodes MKETIRKHIISWVEENIYSLANIDDLTKVLGYSRRTIETWFKQQYGQSLGDYILKRRICRAAVLIRMTSLPITEIAYLFHYQSSQGFARAFKKFTGLSPTDYRRSDVWEFDKLQPSLLLKDVQLPEVELCTITREFAYNHTMTVHDHIFEPAVSDVTKSIKKLLLDSEEVIKELAISAKHSALLSKGRESIVDVDISWATSTKSATAENTHLFSGNYAKMNFEGDWDTYGAFSKIVYMLIMTKYKLKLRHEIHLMKLNFYSEECVNFSIFIPVM; translated from the coding sequence ATGAAAGAAACTATACGCAAGCACATCATTTCCTGGGTTGAAGAGAATATCTATTCTCTGGCAAACATTGACGATCTGACCAAAGTGTTAGGCTATAGCAGACGTACTATTGAAACCTGGTTTAAGCAACAATATGGTCAATCGTTGGGTGATTACATCCTTAAACGGAGAATATGCCGTGCAGCAGTGTTGATCCGCATGACGTCACTGCCAATCACCGAAATTGCATACTTATTTCATTATCAGAGCAGTCAGGGGTTTGCCAGAGCCTTTAAAAAATTTACTGGCCTGTCGCCCACAGATTATCGCAGATCAGACGTCTGGGAATTTGATAAATTACAGCCTTCATTGTTGCTGAAAGACGTCCAGTTGCCGGAGGTGGAGTTATGCACCATTACGCGGGAATTTGCTTACAACCACACGATGACAGTGCATGATCATATTTTTGAGCCAGCTGTATCTGACGTGACGAAAAGCATTAAAAAATTATTACTTGATAGTGAAGAAGTCATAAAAGAACTGGCTATCTCAGCTAAGCACTCTGCGCTGTTAAGTAAAGGACGCGAAAGTATAGTCGATGTTGATATCTCCTGGGCGACATCAACGAAATCAGCAACAGCAGAAAACACTCATCTTTTTAGTGGTAATTATGCAAAAATGAATTTCGAAGGGGACTGGGATACCTATGGAGCTTTTAGCAAAATTGTTTATATGCTCATCATGACCAAATATAAATTAAAGCTGCGTCATGAAATACACTTAATGAAATTAAATTTTTATTCAGAGGAATGCGTAAACTTCAGCATTTTCATTCCGGTAATGTAA
- the pgaC gene encoding poly-beta-1,6-N-acetyl-D-glucosamine synthase yields the protein MVVSIPLVIALLFSVETMLRFVFFWPFFMSVLWMAGGLLFWFSRERHWSWGREDDVPTLKGKPLVSVIVPCYNEENNVAETIESVLKQRYKNIEVIAVDDGSTDGTGFILNRLAKQHLRLRVIHLAHNQGKAIALKTGVAAAKSEWLVCIDGDAKLDRDAVAYIVAPMLENPRVGAVTGNPRIRTRSTLIGKIQVGEFSSIIGMIKRTQRMYGQIFTISGVVAAFRRTALADVGYWSEDIITENIDISWKLQLKHWSIFYEPLALCWVLMPETLKGLWKQRLRWAQGGAEVFRKNMTRLWQWKNRRMWPLFTEYCLSTAWAFTCVISFILFLASPHGAMTLSNMAMDGLAGIILSCICIAQFAVSLLIDSRYEKNLAGALFWVIWFPAIYWVLSLMTTIVAFTRVMIISQTKRARWISPDRGIERG from the coding sequence CTGGTGGTGAGCATTCCGCTGGTGATAGCCCTGTTATTTTCCGTTGAAACGATGCTTCGCTTTGTTTTCTTCTGGCCCTTTTTTATGTCTGTTTTATGGATGGCCGGGGGGCTGCTGTTCTGGTTCAGTCGTGAACGGCACTGGTCATGGGGGCGGGAAGATGATGTTCCCACGCTAAAAGGCAAGCCGCTGGTTTCGGTAATTGTCCCCTGTTATAACGAGGAGAACAACGTCGCCGAAACCATCGAATCGGTGCTGAAACAGCGTTACAAGAATATTGAAGTGATCGCCGTCGACGATGGCTCAACGGATGGCACAGGATTTATTCTTAATCGTCTGGCGAAACAGCATTTACGGCTGCGCGTTATCCATCTGGCGCATAACCAGGGCAAAGCCATCGCGTTAAAAACCGGCGTGGCGGCGGCGAAAAGTGAATGGTTAGTATGCATTGATGGCGATGCAAAACTCGATCGTGACGCGGTGGCTTATATTGTGGCGCCCATGCTTGAGAATCCCCGCGTCGGAGCGGTTACAGGTAACCCGCGTATTCGCACCCGCTCAACGCTAATCGGCAAAATTCAGGTCGGTGAATTCTCCTCTATTATCGGCATGATTAAACGCACGCAGCGCATGTACGGCCAGATATTTACCATCTCCGGCGTGGTAGCGGCTTTCCGCCGTACAGCGCTGGCGGATGTGGGCTACTGGAGTGAGGATATCATTACTGAAAATATTGATATCAGCTGGAAGCTACAGCTTAAGCACTGGAGCATTTTTTATGAACCGCTCGCATTGTGTTGGGTATTGATGCCCGAAACCTTAAAAGGTTTATGGAAACAACGTTTACGCTGGGCGCAGGGCGGCGCGGAAGTCTTCAGAAAGAATATGACGCGACTGTGGCAGTGGAAAAACCGCCGTATGTGGCCGCTATTTACTGAATATTGTCTTTCCACCGCCTGGGCTTTTACCTGCGTGATCAGTTTTATCCTGTTTCTTGCCAGCCCGCATGGCGCAATGACGCTGTCAAATATGGCGATGGATGGACTGGCGGGGATCATTTTGTCCTGTATTTGCATCGCCCAGTTTGCGGTCAGCCTGCTTATCGACAGCCGCTATGAGAAAAACCTCGCAGGCGCACTCTTCTGGGTCATCTGGTTCCCGGCCATTTACTGGGTGCTGAGCCTGATGACGACAATAGTC
- a CDS encoding GGDEF domain-containing protein — protein sequence MKDLIIIADSVFSNTTPQFHLLSLLILIATDVAAFSAILVKYYCDNRKKHYLLLSMAFLAGALFYTESTSIVYDATTWRPIDFVRSMSKAANPGIFNLARQVCTMSFIFAALLMYAADIKEHGKCLKNDSIILSLSAAYIICVYIAACYLYKDAAIPSPGHPVALKNMDYARYACGALALVLFVLVVYYNNFNNTLWNGIAALMLTEMLCVMILYIYGQESIVAWNLIRGIKVSCRLLITAFIIADTLTSLKKVCHMRMYDALTKAYNRTYFLEEIETLLAHKNKKNGFSVLLLDLDKFKEINDTFGHQKGDQVLQEFAQVIRNNLGSKDIFARLGGDEFAIILPAASEKEAQYVADNICKNVARLSHSSSLGLPGEITASIGIYRSNGTESVKDIIGFADVALYEAKREGKNRSIVFDGDYYSMTT from the coding sequence ATGAAAGATTTAATCATTATTGCTGATTCAGTGTTTTCAAATACTACACCGCAATTTCACTTATTATCATTATTGATATTAATCGCCACGGACGTCGCGGCGTTTTCAGCGATCCTTGTCAAATATTATTGTGATAACCGTAAAAAGCATTATCTACTGCTGAGCATGGCTTTTCTGGCGGGTGCACTGTTTTACACAGAAAGTACCTCCATCGTCTATGACGCGACGACATGGCGCCCCATCGATTTCGTGCGATCAATGAGTAAAGCCGCAAATCCTGGAATATTTAACCTGGCAAGACAAGTATGCACCATGAGCTTTATTTTTGCCGCGCTTTTGATGTATGCCGCGGATATAAAAGAGCATGGCAAATGCCTGAAGAATGACAGCATCATATTATCCCTGTCAGCGGCATATATTATCTGTGTATATATCGCCGCCTGTTATCTCTATAAAGATGCAGCTATCCCATCGCCTGGGCATCCCGTGGCACTAAAAAATATGGACTATGCCCGTTATGCCTGTGGTGCGCTCGCGCTGGTATTGTTTGTGCTGGTTGTTTATTACAACAATTTTAACAACACCCTTTGGAATGGCATTGCCGCGCTGATGCTGACAGAAATGCTGTGCGTTATGATTCTTTATATTTATGGCCAGGAGAGTATTGTAGCCTGGAACCTGATTAGGGGCATAAAAGTGAGTTGCCGTTTGCTCATCACGGCTTTCATCATCGCCGATACCCTCACCTCGTTAAAAAAGGTGTGCCATATGCGCATGTACGATGCATTAACAAAAGCCTATAACCGCACCTATTTTCTTGAGGAAATAGAAACACTGCTGGCGCACAAAAACAAAAAAAACGGATTCAGTGTACTGTTACTTGATCTGGATAAATTCAAAGAGATTAACGATACCTTCGGACATCAAAAAGGCGATCAGGTGCTTCAGGAATTTGCACAGGTGATCCGCAACAATCTTGGCTCAAAAGATATTTTTGCCCGTCTCGGCGGTGATGAGTTTGCCATTATATTACCCGCCGCTTCTGAAAAAGAGGCGCAATATGTGGCGGACAACATATGCAAAAACGTCGCGCGGCTTTCCCACTCCTCCTCCCTGGGATTACCAGGCGAGATAACCGCGAGCATCGGTATTTACCGTAGTAACGGTACGGAAAGCGTGAAAGATATTATCGGCTTTGCTGACGTGGCGCTCTATGAAGCGAAACGTGAAGGCAAGAACAGAAGCATCGTTTTTGATGGCGATTATTACTCGATGACTACCTGA
- a CDS encoding EAL domain-containing protein, producing the protein MTFLKRYQQYKDQWWALPLFLPVVLLPFVILANTSTQIAGGVVTLYYLPLAFFISLMLFFGWAALPGITLALVFHYYPHTGGMEILAKTVHFLIPTILSWAGYRLFVTRRHMVSYGNADLMGQRLFWQVICPAAIILLIFQLATYLGMYNNYSMMAGSSPWSVRTLINFQALMVGCLTGIPMCYLLIRIIRHPRYVRSFITQMRREFHPRCSRVEVVLWLGLLIVILGFLLQPMNEESTIFSSNYTLTLLMPVMLWGAMRFGYRFMSVVWTPFLIVAVHYFYCYLPVRQDYGIQLTITSSSYLVFSFIINYMSMLATSERMAHVRVRKLAYLDPVMHMPNLRALNRALADTPWSVLCFLRVPELEMLGRNYGVMLRIQYKQKLAEWVRQDLHTHEDVYHLSGPDLVIRLNTESYEERIDALDARIKQFRFVWDGMPLQPQVGISYCYVRSPVVHLYLLLGELSTVADLSLATNHPESLQRRGAASLQRGLKDKVEMMNRLQQALEADRFVLLAQPIAGIRGDNYHEILLRMVGDNGEYIGPDSFLPVAHELGLSSRIDKWVIENTLRFMDAHRDVLPGQRFAINLSPSSVCRAQFTLEVSRLLKAWNIEAWQLIFEVTESNSLTNIEQANQTLGQLQHMGCRVAIDDFGTGYASYARLKNVNADILKIDGSFIRNITSNSLDYQIVASIVHLARMKKMQVVAEYVESEEILRAAMELGIDYMQGYLIGKPEPLSGLVERAALPSLRA; encoded by the coding sequence ATGACTTTTTTAAAAAGGTATCAACAATACAAAGATCAATGGTGGGCGCTACCGCTTTTCCTCCCTGTTGTTTTACTGCCATTCGTTATCCTTGCTAATACATCCACCCAGATTGCTGGCGGTGTCGTTACGCTCTACTATCTGCCGCTGGCATTTTTTATCAGCCTGATGCTGTTTTTTGGCTGGGCGGCGCTGCCTGGCATCACGCTTGCGCTGGTTTTCCACTACTACCCCCATACCGGCGGTATGGAAATCCTGGCGAAAACTGTCCATTTTCTTATCCCGACCATCCTTAGCTGGGCGGGGTATCGCCTTTTTGTCACGCGACGGCATATGGTGTCGTACGGAAATGCCGATTTAATGGGGCAGCGCCTTTTCTGGCAGGTGATCTGTCCTGCCGCCATTATTCTGCTTATCTTCCAGCTGGCGACTTACCTCGGCATGTACAATAACTACAGCATGATGGCAGGTTCCAGTCCGTGGAGCGTTCGTACGCTGATCAATTTTCAGGCGTTGATGGTAGGCTGTCTGACCGGCATACCGATGTGCTATCTGCTGATCCGTATCATCCGCCATCCGCGCTATGTGCGCAGTTTTATTACCCAGATGCGACGTGAATTCCATCCGCGATGCTCACGGGTTGAAGTCGTGCTGTGGCTTGGCTTACTCATCGTCATCCTGGGTTTTTTACTGCAACCCATGAATGAAGAAAGTACCATTTTCAGCTCCAACTACACGCTGACGCTGTTAATGCCGGTAATGCTGTGGGGAGCGATGCGCTTCGGCTATCGTTTTATGTCGGTGGTCTGGACGCCGTTTCTTATCGTCGCGGTGCACTATTTTTACTGTTACCTGCCGGTCCGCCAGGACTATGGCATCCAGCTGACCATCACCTCGTCCAGTTATCTGGTGTTCTCATTCATCATTAACTATATGTCGATGCTGGCCACCAGCGAACGTATGGCCCATGTTCGCGTCCGAAAACTCGCTTACCTCGATCCGGTGATGCACATGCCTAACCTGCGGGCGCTGAACCGCGCGCTGGCGGATACGCCCTGGTCGGTACTCTGTTTTCTGCGTGTCCCTGAACTGGAAATGTTAGGACGTAATTACGGCGTCATGCTGCGCATTCAGTACAAACAAAAACTGGCAGAGTGGGTGCGTCAGGATCTGCATACCCATGAGGATGTCTATCATCTTTCGGGGCCCGATCTGGTGATCCGTCTGAATACGGAATCCTATGAAGAGCGTATTGACGCGCTGGACGCCAGGATCAAACAGTTCCGCTTCGTCTGGGATGGCATGCCGCTACAGCCGCAGGTGGGGATCAGCTATTGCTACGTGCGTTCACCCGTCGTCCATCTTTACCTGCTGCTGGGCGAGTTAAGCACAGTGGCGGATCTGTCGCTGGCGACCAATCATCCGGAAAGCCTGCAACGTCGCGGCGCCGCCAGCTTACAGCGCGGCCTGAAAGATAAAGTCGAGATGATGAACCGGCTCCAGCAGGCGCTGGAAGCGGATCGTTTTGTGCTGCTTGCCCAGCCCATCGCCGGCATCCGCGGCGATAATTATCATGAGATCCTGCTGCGCATGGTAGGGGATAACGGCGAATATATCGGCCCGGACAGCTTCCTGCCGGTGGCGCACGAACTTGGTTTGTCGTCGCGCATCGACAAGTGGGTAATAGAAAATACGTTACGCTTTATGGATGCCCATCGCGATGTGCTGCCCGGTCAGCGTTTTGCCATCAACCTTTCCCCGTCGTCCGTCTGCCGCGCGCAGTTTACGCTGGAAGTCAGCCGCCTGCTGAAAGCCTGGAATATCGAAGCCTGGCAACTGATTTTCGAAGTGACGGAAAGCAATTCCCTTACCAACATCGAACAGGCTAATCAGACCCTCGGACAGCTGCAACATATGGGCTGCCGGGTGGCGATCGATGATTTTGGCACCGGCTATGCCAGCTATGCGCGGCTGAAAAACGTTAATGCCGATATTTTAAAAATCGACGGCAGCTTTATCCGCAATATCACCTCGAACAGCCTCGATTATCAGATTGTCGCGTCCATTGTTCATCTGGCGCGCATGAAAAAGATGCAGGTGGTGGCGGAGTACGTAGAAAGCGAGGAGATCCTCCGCGCGGCCATGGAGCTGGGGATCGACTATATGCAGGGCTATCTGATTGGCAAACCAGAGCCGCTGAGCGGCCTGGTTGAAAGAGCAGCTTTGCCGTCATTGCGCGCCTGA